The DNA sequence TTTCTTGAATACCCGGAAGATATACGTCTATACGGGCTTAGCTTTTCCACAACCCTGCCCACCGGCACTGCGTGGTCGGGCGAGTTGAGCTATAGGCCGAATCTGCCCATTCAAATTAATACTACTGACACCACGGGTAGATTGGCGCTGAGCTTTGTTGAAGCATTGTTAGCTGGTGGCCCTGGCTTGGCCGCCGCTCAAGCTGGTCTCGATACGCATGGTTACAACCGGAAAGAAGTAACGCAGCTTCAAACAACATTCACACACTTCTTCGATCAGGTGCTTGGTGCCGGACGGGTTACGCTCGTTGGCGAAATCGGCTACGCGCACGTTGGTGGGTTAGAAAGTAGGCGTGATGTGCGTTATGGGCGAGACGCAATTTACGGCTCCCCGGCTGGAACCCAACCCAGCAACGCCGCTTCGGAGGCGCGATATGGCTGGGACGGCTTCGTAACCGCCAACTCCTGGGGCTACCGTCTGCGCGCGCTGGCCGATTACAGCAACGTGTTCGCCGGGGTGAACCTGACCCCGAACCTATCCTTCTCTCATGACGTCGACGGCTATGGCCCTAACGGCTTGTTCAACGAAGGTTCCAAGGCTATCAGCGTTGGCGTAGACGCCGTCTACCAGAACACCTACACCGCCAGCCTGTCGTACACCGACTTCTTCGGTGGCGATTACAACACGCTGGTCGACCGTGACTTCCTCGCACTGAGCGTAGGTGTGAACTTCTAAAGGAGGCCGCTTCAAAGTCGTCGAGCGGGGCCCGCGAAAGGCTCCGCCGCGCGACTAGCTTCATGCAAGGCCTCCGGCCAAAACAAGATCAAGAGGAACTGGAAGCGTATGAAAACAACAAGAAAACTATTCAGTGTCTTGGCCCTCTCGCTGCTCGCAAGCAGCGTCATGGCCGCTGTATCTCCCGAGGAAGCCGCGAAGCTCGGCACTTCATTGACTCCGCTCGGTGCCGAAAAAGCCGGTAACGCCGACGGGACCATCCCTGCGTGGACTGGCGGTCTGCCTACCGATGCCGCTCCGTTGGTTAACGGCCACCTGACCAACCCCTTCAAGGACGAAAAACCCGAGTTCGTCATCACCGCGCAGAACGTCGAGCAGTACAAGGACAAGCTGACCGCAGGTCAGCAGGCGATGTTCAAGCGTTATCCGGAAACCTACAAGATTCGCGTATTCCCGACGCATCGCAGCGCTGCTGTGCCTGACGCCATTTACGAAGCGGCCAAGAAAAGCGCATTGAATACCGAATTGGTTGCCGGGGGTAACGGGGTCGACAATTTCGCCGACAGTCGCTACTACGCCTTCCCGATTCCGAAGAGTGGTCTGGAAGTCGTCTGGAACCACATCACCCGTTACCGTGGGGGTAACGTACGCCGCAATATCGTCCAGGCTACCCCGCAAACGAACGGCAGCTACACACTGGTGCACTTCGAGGATGAAGTGGCGTTCCCGAGCGACATGACGGATCTGGATCCGGAGCGTGCCAAGAATGCGCTGCTGTTCTTCAAGCAGCGGGTAACGGCGCCATCACGCCTCGCCGGTAACGTGTTGCTAGTGCACGACTCGCTTAATCAGGTGAAAGAGCCGCGTCAGGCTTGGATCTACAACGCCGGCCAGCGTCGCGTCCGTCGCGCTCCGCAGGTTGCCTACGACGGTCCGGGCACCGCGTCCGACGGTATGCG is a window from the Pseudomonas sp. MTM4 genome containing:
- a CDS encoding DUF1329 domain-containing protein — protein: MKTTRKLFSVLALSLLASSVMAAVSPEEAAKLGTSLTPLGAEKAGNADGTIPAWTGGLPTDAAPLVNGHLTNPFKDEKPEFVITAQNVEQYKDKLTAGQQAMFKRYPETYKIRVFPTHRSAAVPDAIYEAAKKSALNTELVAGGNGVDNFADSRYYAFPIPKSGLEVVWNHITRYRGGNVRRNIVQATPQTNGSYTLVHFEDEVAFPSDMTDLDPERAKNALLFFKQRVTAPSRLAGNVLLVHDSLNQVKEPRQAWIYNAGQRRVRRAPQVAYDGPGTASDGMRTTDNFDMFSGAPDRYDWKLIGKKELYIPYNSFEINSSDVKYSDILKAGHVNQDLARYELHRVWEIEANLKDGERNIYAKRRFFVDEDSWTIVQSELYDGRGQLWRVGEGHMVQYYQHQVPTFAFEALYDIISGRYIAIGMSNEEKAHEFGYKASARDFTPAALRNAGVR